Proteins encoded together in one Lathyrus oleraceus cultivar Zhongwan6 chromosome 5, CAAS_Psat_ZW6_1.0, whole genome shotgun sequence window:
- the LOC127080921 gene encoding uncharacterized protein LOC127080921, producing MSILRHSTNRQNCGLRRGWGFRGKGSSGEILLRLTYKAYVEDEEDDKTGEDLIDIDASDDELSDTEEANVTDQKGVRDSMYQIDKESFMDVLDAIIVSEEFQGIVTSEVGFTKGSENGSNTTSKVSKSLVANAESTPSSSDKSEGSGVVQVSSILETVFDNLHLGSAKVVQKIFNQIFLLVTSIV from the exons atgtcaatcctaag ACACAGTACCAACAGACAGAATTGTGGTCTTAGAAGGGGTTGGGGTTTTAGAGGAAAGGGCTCATCTGGGGAGATATTGCTTAGGCTAACATATAAAGCCTATGTGGAAGACGAGGAAGATGACAAGACCGGGGAGGATTTGATTGATATAGATGCTTCAGATGACGAGTTGTCTGATACAGAAGAAGCAAATGTCACTGATCAAAAGGGTGTAAGAGATTCTATGTACCAAATAGATAAAGAATCATTTATGGATGTCTTGGATGCAATCATTGTTAGCGAAGAATTTCAAGGGATAGTAACATCTGAAGTTGGGTTTACCAAAGGTTCGGAAAATGGCTCAAATACAACATCTAAAGTATCAAAATCTCTTGTTGCCAATGCAGAATCAACTCCTTCTAGTTCTGATAAATCTGAAGGTTCTGGAG TGGTTCAAGTATCTTCAATCCTTGAGACGGTCTTCGACAATCTTCACCTTGGTTCAGCTAAA GTTGTGCAGAAGATTTTTAATCAGATCTTTCTTTTAGTTACTAGTATAGTTTAG